A window of the Salvelinus sp. IW2-2015 linkage group LG3, ASM291031v2, whole genome shotgun sequence genome harbors these coding sequences:
- the LOC111951972 gene encoding cbp/p300-interacting transactivator 1, whose protein sequence is MTSLLFSSPTHVVMKDRELPSSSLTLLHYTGTAVPVKTPGGGPLPPSSTTLHTSTSPSLSKPQPFCLQTLQTGPHLLASMQLQKLNSHYQSLAGGIGGGVASVPTSGPQRVFGASMLGSAGQLVGGTPGGVGGRNQGCGGIIDSDPVDEEVLMSLVVELGLDQANELPELWLGQNEFDFIADVPAGC, encoded by the coding sequence ATGACCTCACTGCTGTTCTCCAGCCCCACCCACGTTGTCATGAAGGACCGCGAGCTGCCGTcatcctccctcaccctcctccactACACCGGGACGGCAGTACCTGTCAAGACACCCGGGGGTGGCCCCTtacccccctcctccaccaccctccacacctccacctctccatccctctccaaaCCCCAGCCATTCTGCCTGCAGACCCTCCAGACCGGCCCTCACCTCCTCGCCAGCATGCAGCTCCAGAAACTCAACTCCCACTACCAGAGTCTGGCTGGAGGTATAGGTGGCGGCGTAGCCTCTGTGCCCACCTCAGGACCTCAGAGGGTGTTTGGGGCCTCAATGCTGGGCTCGGCGGGGCAGCTGGTGGGGGGTACCCCTGGAGGTGTTGGAGGGAGGAATCAGGGCTGTGGGGGGATTATTGACTCTGACCCGGTGGACGAAGAGGTTCTGATGTCGTTGGTCGTAGAGCTGGGGTTGGACCAGGCTAACGAGCTGCCTGAACTCTGGCTAGGACAGAACGAGTTTGACTTCATAGCGGATGTACCTGCCGGATGCTGA